The following are from one region of the Magallana gigas chromosome 4, xbMagGiga1.1, whole genome shotgun sequence genome:
- the LOC117690178 gene encoding uncharacterized protein: protein MPKVKKGQTEGTKGPKNKRKRTEKTRDVGTSSAQAESLSEEVPQMMAPVTLHGDAAPGAPGGLDAAPIPGLRCSVWIVGSSIVRNAGIAALSRPGGQGLGLQTKGIDIWWQGYGGLRFVDLACKLRWLAQFENPPNFIVIHCGANDIGQVKTQKLLDRVRWDLRLLASVFPNTKLVWSFLLPRVAWRYSKNVRAMEQSRNRVNRAAAKEILGCGGRLLRHTQFLGKPKQLYSRDGVHLSGLGNDIYLNNLQGALEYFVKNKEGVVFPVN, encoded by the exons ATGCCAAAGGTTAAAAAAGGTCAAACTGAGGGGACAAAGGGGCCAAAGAATAAGAGGAAGAGAACTGAAAAAACCCGCGACGTGGGAACATCGTCCGCACAGGCAGAGAGTCTCTCCGAAGAAGTTCCGCAGATGATGGCACCAGTGACACTTCATGGTGACGCAGCCCCAGGAGCCCCTGGTGGCTTGGATGCTGCACCCATTCCAG GGCTAAGATGTTCAGTCTGGATAGTGGGATCCTCCATTGTAAGAAATGCAGGAATTGCAGCATTAAGCAGGCCAGGGGGACAGGGCTTAGGACTCCAGACAAAAGGGATCGACATTTGGTGGCAGGGCTATGGGGGGTTGCGATTTGTTGATCTTGCCTGCAAGCTCAGATGGTTGGCCCAGTTTGAGAATCCACCTAATTTTATAGTTATCCATTGTGGTGCCAATGACATAGGGCAAGTAAAAACCCAAAAGTTGTTAGATAGGGTAAGGTGGGATTTACGTTTACTTGCTTCTGTCTTCCCGAACACAAAACTCGTTTGGTCGTTCTTGCTGCCCAGGGTAGCATGGCGTTACTCAAAAAACGTCAGGGCGATGGAGCAGTCACGAAACAGGGTCAACAGGGCAGCAGCCAAAGAAATCCTAGGTTGTGGGGGGAGGCTTCTTAGGCATACACAGTTTTTAGGAAAACCTAAACAACTGTACAGCCGGGATGGTGTACATCTGTCGGGTCTGGGGAACGACATTTATCTCAATAACCTACAGGGGGCATTagaatattttgtcaaaaacaaGGAGGGAGTGGTTTTCCCAGTGAATTAA